The nucleotide window TATTGGCAGATCTCTTAACAATAAAAGAATATAAAAAATCCTTTAAAGGAAAGAAAATTGCATATTTGGGGGATGGAAATAACGTCTGCAATTCTTTAATACTTGGTTCTGCATTAGTTGGAATGGATATGGTTGTTGCAACACCAAGGGGTTATGAGCCGAATGCGTTAAATGTCTTGAAGGCATTGGAAATTATTGATGAGTATGGAGAAGGTTCATTAAAATTAACAAACGACCCAATTGAGGCTGCTGAGGATGCGGATATTTTATATACTGATGTTTGGATCAGTATGGGGGATGAGAAAAACTTAGATAAGGTCTTAAAAATCTTCCCACCGTTCCAAATAAATGAAAAACTTTTAGAATATGCGAAGGATGATGTAATCGTCATGCACTGCCTCCCAGCAAATAGGGGAATGGAAATAACTGATGACGTTATTGATGGAGAACATTCTGTTGTTTATGATGAGGCGGAGAATAGATTGCATGCTCAGAAAGCAGTGTTTAAATTTATCTTCGAGGCATCATCGAGCGAAGTGAGATGATGCATCATTTTTGATGAAACTTTTTTAAAAAGTTTCGTGGAGAATAGATTGCATGCACAAAAAGCGGTATTTAAGTTTATCTTTGAGGCATTGCCGAACGAAGTGAGGTAATGCATCCCGTTTGGATGAAACCTTTTTTAAAGTTTCGTGGAGAATAGATTGCATACCCAGAAGGCAGTATTTAAATTCATCTTCAAGAATCATAAGTGACATTAGATAAACATTATTTTTTATTTTCCAATTTCAAAG belongs to Methanotorris formicicus Mc-S-70 and includes:
- the argF gene encoding ornithine carbamoyltransferase, with translation MHLLDLDVLKREDIEKILKYAEYFKKNRYNHEKILKDKSIAIIFEKPSTRTRMSFDIAVHELGGHSLIMNQNEIHLGKKESIKDTAKVMSRYVDAIVARVYEHKTLEDLAKYGTIPVINALSNLSHPCQILADLLTIKEYKKSFKGKKIAYLGDGNNVCNSLILGSALVGMDMVVATPRGYEPNALNVLKALEIIDEYGEGSLKLTNDPIEAAEDADILYTDVWISMGDEKNLDKVLKIFPPFQINEKLLEYAKDDVIVMHCLPANRGMEITDDVIDGEHSVVYDEAENRLHAQKAVFKFIFEASSSEVR